One genomic region from Gemmatimonadota bacterium encodes:
- the secE gene encoding preprotein translocase subunit SecE, which yields MAREAVPATVEPHVNPVVRWTRELVTFYNEVIAEMRKVVWPDRAQLKDMTIKIIIFVLFIGAVIAIIDVIFQAILVRGIPSLFAGH from the coding sequence ATGGCCCGGGAAGCGGTTCCTGCGACAGTTGAGCCACACGTCAACCCTGTTGTGCGTTGGACCAGGGAACTCGTCACGTTCTACAACGAAGTGATCGCGGAGATGCGCAAGGTTGTCTGGCCGGACCGTGCGCAGCTCAAGGACATGACGATCAAGATCATCATCTTCGTGCTGTTCATCGGAGCGGTGATCGCCATCATCGACGTGATATTCCAGGCGATACTCGTGCGCGGTATTCCGTCGCTGTTCGCGGGGCACTAG
- the tuf gene encoding elongation factor Tu, whose protein sequence is MAKAKFERTKPHVNVGTIGHVDHGKTTLTAAITTIQAAKGLASKVAFDQIDKAPEERERGITIATAHVEYESDKRHYAHVDCPGHADYVKNMITGAAQMDGAILVVSAADGPMPQTREHILLARQVNVPYVVVFMNKVDMVDDPELLELVELEVRELLSQYNFPGDETPIIKGSALKALESGDPNSEYGKKIGELMDVLDSYIPEPKRDVDKPFLMPVEDVFSITGRGTVATGRIERGKVKVGEEVALVGFNSDKKTVVTGVEMFRKLLDDGQAGDNVGLLLRGVGKEDIERGMVLSKPGSITPHTKFQAEVYVLTKEEGGRHTPFFKGYRPQFYFRTTDVTGSVELPEGMEMVMPGDNVQMTIELITPIAMDEGLRFAIREGGRTVGAGVVAKILQ, encoded by the coding sequence ATGGCGAAGGCGAAATTTGAGCGGACGAAGCCGCACGTAAACGTTGGCACGATCGGTCACGTGGATCACGGCAAGACGACGCTGACGGCGGCGATCACGACGATTCAGGCAGCCAAGGGTCTGGCATCCAAGGTCGCCTTCGACCAGATCGACAAGGCACCGGAAGAGCGCGAGCGCGGCATTACGATCGCGACGGCTCACGTGGAGTACGAGTCGGACAAGCGGCACTATGCGCACGTGGACTGCCCGGGCCACGCCGACTACGTGAAGAACATGATCACCGGAGCGGCCCAGATGGATGGCGCCATCCTGGTGGTCTCTGCGGCCGACGGCCCGATGCCCCAGACGAGAGAGCACATCCTGCTCGCCCGTCAGGTGAACGTGCCCTACGTGGTCGTCTTCATGAACAAGGTGGACATGGTGGACGACCCGGAGTTGCTGGAGCTGGTCGAGCTCGAGGTTCGTGAGCTCCTCTCGCAGTACAACTTCCCGGGCGACGAGACGCCGATCATCAAGGGCTCGGCCTTGAAGGCACTGGAGTCGGGTGATCCGAATAGCGAGTACGGCAAGAAGATCGGCGAGCTGATGGACGTTCTGGATTCCTATATCCCGGAGCCCAAGCGTGACGTCGACAAGCCGTTCCTGATGCCTGTCGAGGACGTGTTCTCGATCACGGGTCGTGGCACGGTTGCGACGGGTCGTATCGAGCGCGGCAAGGTTAAGGTGGGCGAGGAAGTGGCGTTGGTGGGCTTCAACTCGGACAAGAAGACGGTAGTGACCGGAGTTGAGATGTTCCGGAAGCTTCTGGACGACGGTCAGGCCGGCGACAACGTGGGTCTGCTGCTCCGAGGCGTGGGCAAGGAAGACATCGAGCGCGGGATGGTGTTGTCCAAGCCGGGCTCGATCACGCCGCACACGAAGTTTCAGGCCGAGGTGTACGTGTTGACCAAGGAAGAGGGTGGCAGACATACGCCGTTCTTCAAGGGTTACCGTCCGCAGTTCTACTTCCGCACGACTGACGTGACGGGGAGTGTGGAGCTGCCCGAGGGTATGGAGATGGTGATGCCGGGCGACAACGTCCAGATGACGATCGAGCTGATAACGCCGATCGCGATGGACGAGGGGCTCAGGTTCGCCATCCGCGAGGGCGGCCGCACCGTCGGTGCCGGCGTCGTCGCGAAGATACTGCAGTAG
- a CDS encoding PAS domain S-box protein: MSEPGEFKTRPRVRKALVATLAALGYYAGARLGYRFAIPGGAVMLWPASGVMLGLMLSSERRDWPAILVGGLIGSVVSDTRSGYGVVFAAGAAVANVGETLAATLLVTSRLRHRITLSSLRDVGVLVFGAVILSNAATAILGAIAMHQRFQSALLHAWFFWWIGDGLGMLIVAPVVITGVLAARHPRFRTRSAVEAVLVFAALAVISQITLGPGYSWATGSGPFATFPLLLWAGLRFGPFGAAAATLVVAAIATWNAALHLGPFAGSSLSVIDTAVQTYTYLAVTSLCALIPAAVVAEREASARRQSESEDRYRSVVEAATDAIVTIDTDSRVRFANAAVMDIFGYAPDELIGHNLDMLMPESFRPLHKAGLHRYVTTGAPTLDWRAKRLTGLHRDGHEIPLEISFGVRNEGDARIFTGIIRDISDQQTAARALREAEDRMGFALAASRVGTWEVDVATGASTWSTIQEELHGVAAGTYGGTLEAFIDRIHPDDRQQVRAAIQKAMQQRTDSNLLYRTVWPDGSVHWISGVGRSFYNADGTPIRAAGIALDVTERRALEEQYRQSQKMEAVGQLAGGVAHDFNNLLTVIQSYGSILRDNMKPNSEAAHNIAEVLSAADRAAALTRRLLAFSRGQLLAPRALSLSESLLSVEPMLRRLIGEHVEIVVRAPRDGGNVVADPSEIEQVILNLAINARDAMPDGGALTLEISNVELDSAYRRIHGTAATGPYVMLSVSDTGTGMDAATAARVFEPFFTTKPPGKGTGLGLSTVYGIVTRNGGSIAVYSEPNHGTTFRAYFPRSDAEMEAVAPTATTSATAGSETLLLVEDDPAIRRITTRILTAAGYRVIPAGSPEEALDIADTNATDIDLLFTDVVLPEMSGRGLAEKLSARVPAMKVLYMSGYTDDIVVRAGVLEHDTLFLQKPFSQSALLSKVREALDRSSARS, from the coding sequence TTGAGCGAACCCGGAGAATTCAAAACGCGGCCTCGCGTCCGCAAAGCACTTGTCGCGACGCTCGCCGCGCTGGGCTACTACGCTGGTGCGCGCCTGGGCTACCGCTTTGCGATTCCCGGCGGCGCGGTCATGCTGTGGCCCGCGAGCGGAGTCATGCTGGGACTGATGCTCTCGAGCGAACGGCGCGACTGGCCCGCAATCCTTGTCGGGGGACTCATCGGAAGCGTCGTCTCGGACACGCGATCCGGCTACGGCGTCGTGTTCGCGGCGGGCGCCGCTGTCGCCAATGTCGGCGAGACGCTCGCAGCGACTCTGCTGGTGACCTCGCGGCTGCGGCACCGCATAACGCTTTCAAGTCTCCGCGACGTGGGTGTACTGGTCTTTGGCGCCGTCATCCTCAGCAACGCAGCAACCGCGATCCTCGGCGCGATAGCCATGCATCAACGATTCCAGTCGGCGTTGCTGCATGCATGGTTCTTCTGGTGGATCGGCGACGGTCTCGGAATGCTGATAGTGGCGCCCGTAGTTATCACGGGGGTCCTGGCTGCGAGACACCCGCGATTCAGGACTCGATCCGCCGTCGAGGCAGTGCTCGTGTTTGCCGCACTCGCCGTCATCTCTCAGATCACGCTCGGCCCCGGATACTCATGGGCGACGGGATCCGGGCCGTTCGCCACGTTTCCGTTGCTTCTCTGGGCCGGTCTGCGCTTCGGCCCGTTTGGCGCGGCGGCCGCGACGCTGGTGGTTGCGGCAATTGCAACGTGGAACGCGGCGCTGCATCTGGGTCCATTCGCCGGCAGTTCACTGTCCGTGATCGACACAGCCGTGCAAACGTACACGTATCTCGCTGTGACGAGCCTGTGCGCGCTGATCCCGGCAGCTGTGGTGGCGGAGCGCGAGGCATCGGCGCGCCGACAGAGTGAGAGCGAGGACCGCTACCGCTCGGTCGTGGAGGCGGCGACTGACGCAATCGTGACGATCGACACCGACAGCCGCGTGCGCTTCGCGAACGCTGCCGTGATGGACATCTTTGGCTACGCGCCCGATGAACTCATCGGACACAATCTCGACATGCTCATGCCCGAATCGTTTCGGCCACTTCACAAGGCCGGACTGCACAGGTACGTGACGACGGGCGCACCGACCCTCGACTGGAGAGCGAAGCGACTCACCGGCCTGCACAGAGACGGACACGAGATTCCCCTCGAGATCTCGTTCGGTGTTCGCAACGAAGGCGATGCGCGCATATTCACGGGCATTATCCGCGACATCAGCGACCAGCAGACAGCCGCGCGCGCACTACGCGAGGCGGAAGACCGCATGGGATTCGCGCTGGCCGCCTCGCGAGTTGGAACGTGGGAAGTAGACGTCGCGACAGGTGCCTCGACGTGGTCGACCATCCAGGAGGAGCTTCACGGCGTCGCCGCGGGCACATACGGCGGGACGCTGGAAGCGTTCATCGACCGGATCCATCCGGATGATCGACAGCAGGTCAGGGCTGCAATCCAGAAGGCGATGCAGCAACGCACCGATTCGAATCTTCTGTATCGCACCGTCTGGCCCGATGGGAGCGTCCACTGGATCAGCGGCGTTGGGCGTTCCTTCTACAACGCCGACGGCACTCCGATACGCGCCGCCGGCATCGCGCTGGACGTGACGGAGCGACGCGCACTGGAGGAACAGTACCGGCAATCGCAGAAGATGGAGGCAGTTGGACAATTGGCGGGCGGTGTCGCGCACGATTTCAACAACTTGCTCACCGTCATTCAGAGTTACGGAAGCATCCTGCGCGACAACATGAAGCCGAACAGCGAAGCCGCACACAACATCGCAGAGGTGCTTTCTGCCGCGGATCGAGCGGCCGCTCTGACGCGTCGATTGCTCGCGTTCAGCCGTGGACAGCTTCTGGCGCCGAGAGCATTGAGTCTGTCGGAATCATTGCTGAGCGTCGAGCCGATGCTGCGCCGCCTGATCGGCGAGCACGTCGAGATCGTCGTGCGTGCTCCCCGCGACGGCGGCAACGTCGTTGCGGATCCCAGTGAGATCGAGCAGGTAATACTCAACCTTGCGATCAACGCGCGCGACGCCATGCCGGACGGCGGCGCGTTGACGCTGGAGATCAGCAACGTCGAGCTCGACTCTGCGTATCGGCGCATTCACGGCACCGCGGCGACCGGTCCCTATGTGATGCTCTCCGTGAGCGACACCGGCACCGGGATGGACGCAGCAACCGCGGCGCGGGTGTTCGAACCATTTTTCACGACGAAGCCACCTGGCAAGGGTACTGGCCTGGGCCTATCGACCGTTTACGGGATCGTGACGAGGAATGGAGGATCGATCGCTGTTTACAGCGAGCCGAACCACGGGACGACGTTCAGGGCCTACTTTCCGCGCAGCGATGCCGAGATGGAAGCCGTCGCGCCAACCGCTACGACGAGCGCAACGGCCGGTTCCGAAACGTTGTTGCTGGTGGAAGATGATCCTGCGATCCGACGCATCACGACGCGTATCCTCACCGCCGCGGGATATCGCGTGATTCCTGCGGGATCACCAGAAGAGGCGCTGGACATTGCGGACACCAACGCGACGGATATCGACCTTCTCTTTACAGACGTGGTGCTTCCCGAGATGAGTGGGCGAGGGTTGGCCGAGAAGCTTTCGGCGCGGGTCCCGGCGATGAAAGTGCTCTACATGTCCGGCTACACCGACGACATAGTCGTGCGCGCGGGCGTACTGGAGCACGATACGCTGTTTCTGCAAAAGCCCTTTTCACAGAGCGCCTTGCTGAGCAAGGTCCGCGAAGCGCTCGATCGGAGTTCGGCTCGGAGCTAG
- the rpmG gene encoding 50S ribosomal protein L33 yields the protein MPRDKIILACNDCKNRNYFTTKNRRLHPERVEWKKYCPRCDCHKVHKETK from the coding sequence ATGCCACGCGATAAGATCATCCTAGCGTGCAACGATTGTAAGAACAGGAACTACTTCACCACCAAGAACCGTCGTCTGCATCCAGAACGGGTCGAGTGGAAGAAGTACTGCCCGCGTTGCGATTGCCATAAGGTTCATAAGGAAACGAAGTAG
- a CDS encoding PspA/IM30 family protein has protein sequence MGIFESIARLFRANVNAAISAVEQPDKMLTQIIADMRTQLVRAKQQVAAAIADEKRLEDQTMGELREAEEWERRAMLAVKEGRDELAKQALMRRNEHVSRGQQMQMTWEAHKQETDRLKNSLRDLNDNIEEANRKKTLLLARQRRAEAQKRISETMSSMSDKSAFDAFARMEEKIEQNERQIRASVEIDQEFSGDALSNQFKQLESSAGDATADLQLSQLKQKMGLVGSGQAPQSRQLAPGEVASDPARGLPAPDASENKPET, from the coding sequence ATGGGCATCTTTGAAAGCATAGCGCGTCTCTTTCGCGCAAACGTGAACGCCGCGATCTCGGCTGTAGAGCAGCCGGACAAGATGTTGACCCAGATCATCGCCGACATGCGGACGCAGCTCGTGCGAGCCAAGCAGCAGGTCGCCGCCGCGATCGCCGATGAGAAGCGCCTCGAAGACCAGACGATGGGCGAGCTGCGCGAGGCCGAGGAGTGGGAGCGACGCGCCATGCTCGCCGTCAAGGAAGGGCGCGACGAACTCGCCAAGCAGGCGCTCATGCGCAGAAACGAGCACGTCTCGCGCGGCCAGCAGATGCAGATGACATGGGAGGCGCACAAGCAGGAGACCGATCGCCTCAAGAATTCGCTTCGTGATCTGAACGACAACATCGAAGAAGCAAACCGCAAGAAGACACTGCTGCTCGCGCGCCAGCGTCGTGCCGAAGCGCAGAAGCGTATTTCGGAAACCATGTCGTCGATGTCCGACAAGTCGGCATTCGATGCGTTCGCGCGCATGGAAGAGAAGATCGAGCAGAACGAGCGACAGATTCGCGCGAGCGTCGAGATCGATCAGGAGTTCTCGGGCGACGCGCTCAGCAATCAGTTCAAGCAACTGGAGTCGTCTGCGGGAGATGCGACCGCGGATCTGCAGCTGTCGCAGCTCAAGCAGAAGATGGGACTGGTCGGCTCTGGCCAGGCGCCGCAGTCGCGGCAGCTGGCGCCCGGTGAAGTGGCCTCTGATCCGGCGCGCGGACTTCCCGCACCGGATGCGAGCGAGAACAAGCCGGAAACTTGA
- the rplA gene encoding 50S ribosomal protein L1, with amino-acid sequence MRKHGKKFVNSAKRVQEGLAYEATKALELVKTGAFAKFDETVEVAVRLGVDPRHADQIVRGTVVLPAGTGKSVRVLVIAVGDKAREAEAAGADFVGTEFLQKIKDNWLDFDVLIATPDQMGQLGALGRVLGPRGLMPNPKAGTVTFDVGRAVKEVKAGKIEFRVDKGGNVHAAIGKVSFALDALQTNFAAFMDQIVRSKPAAAKGVYVRNVAVSSTMGPGVTVDTTPYR; translated from the coding sequence ATGCGCAAGCACGGAAAGAAGTTCGTCAACTCCGCCAAGCGTGTGCAGGAAGGCCTGGCGTATGAGGCTACAAAGGCGCTCGAGCTCGTGAAGACGGGTGCGTTCGCCAAGTTCGACGAGACTGTGGAGGTCGCGGTTCGTCTGGGTGTCGACCCGCGTCACGCTGATCAGATCGTGCGTGGAACGGTCGTTCTACCAGCTGGTACCGGTAAGTCCGTACGCGTGCTAGTGATCGCCGTGGGCGACAAGGCACGTGAGGCGGAGGCTGCGGGCGCCGATTTCGTCGGCACCGAGTTCCTCCAGAAGATCAAGGACAACTGGCTCGATTTCGACGTGCTCATCGCGACCCCGGACCAGATGGGGCAGCTGGGCGCGCTCGGACGCGTACTCGGACCGCGCGGACTGATGCCGAACCCCAAGGCGGGTACGGTGACGTTCGACGTGGGCCGCGCTGTGAAGGAAGTGAAGGCCGGTAAGATCGAGTTCCGCGTCGACAAGGGCGGGAACGTGCACGCAGCCATCGGGAAGGTCTCCTTCGCGCTGGACGCGCTGCAGACGAACTTCGCGGCATTCATGGATCAGATAGTTCGCTCCAAGCCGGCTGCGGCGAAGGGCGTGTATGTGCGGAACGTTGCGGTGTCCAGCACCATGGGCCCGGGCGTCACCGTAGACACCACGCCGTACCGCTAG
- the nusG gene encoding transcription termination/antitermination protein NusG has translation MDFRWYAVQTTSGHENKVRTLIDRKIEGDSLPPDQRMIRQALVPTQEVVEIKNGKKVNVARKIFPGYVLVEMVLNQDTLHTINGIQGVIKFVGHKDREPHALRPDEVNRLLGLAEEEETVAAKEEIPFMVGQAVAITTGPFTDFNGTVEEVLSEKGKVRVSVSLFGRPTTVELDYLDLKGY, from the coding sequence GTGGATTTCCGATGGTATGCGGTTCAGACGACATCCGGGCATGAGAACAAGGTGCGGACGCTGATCGATCGCAAGATCGAGGGCGACTCGCTGCCGCCTGATCAGCGCATGATCCGTCAGGCTCTGGTTCCGACGCAGGAAGTCGTCGAGATAAAGAACGGCAAGAAGGTCAACGTCGCACGCAAGATCTTTCCGGGTTACGTGCTGGTCGAGATGGTCCTGAACCAGGACACTCTTCACACGATCAACGGAATCCAGGGCGTCATCAAGTTCGTGGGCCACAAGGACCGCGAGCCGCACGCCCTTCGACCCGACGAAGTGAACCGCCTGCTCGGCCTCGCCGAGGAAGAGGAGACGGTCGCTGCGAAGGAAGAGATCCCGTTCATGGTGGGTCAGGCGGTAGCGATAACGACAGGGCCGTTCACGGATTTCAACGGGACTGTCGAAGAAGTGCTTTCGGAGAAGGGCAAGGTTCGCGTGTCGGTGTCGTTGTTCGGGCGACCGACGACGGTAGAGTTGGATTACCTGGATCTGAAGGGGTATTAG
- a CDS encoding AI-2E family transporter yields MSPVSVGGGKAAGTITAVTLLILLLWMFQRTVDVFLLLFIAVILSLYLGAVRDALVSRAQVPARVAFAASVFLTIGVVVGLFWLLVPAVFGQTRELVDVLPTYITSWEASFDRFVLSLPGTSGYWKTGQHQVLRALYDQMSSYAQGMFSRVFSIVGILIDVFSVFVMSIYLALQPGVYREWLIALFPPRHRDLVRDILRDVAGSLLAYIVGQLTTMTVLAILTAFFLWVLNVPYWLTFGVFTGMVAIVPFFGSLLSTTLPAAFVLTGPNGGTRALLVLGVGVIVHLIEGNLVSPLVMSKQVELPPVLTIMAVLVVGSLLGPLGLVVALPTLAMVMVVVRRILINRIYEGKGFRKGGRDRKLVLRVPVPDGGVLLAEGGPVDMEAFKTRLKA; encoded by the coding sequence TTGAGTCCTGTCTCCGTAGGTGGAGGAAAGGCCGCCGGAACGATAACCGCGGTCACTCTCCTGATCCTCCTTCTCTGGATGTTCCAGAGAACGGTGGATGTGTTTCTGCTGCTTTTCATCGCCGTCATACTCTCGCTGTACCTTGGGGCGGTGCGTGATGCACTAGTGTCGCGCGCGCAGGTGCCCGCACGTGTCGCATTCGCGGCGAGCGTGTTCCTCACGATCGGGGTCGTGGTCGGTCTGTTCTGGCTCCTCGTGCCCGCCGTATTCGGACAGACGCGAGAGCTCGTGGATGTCCTTCCCACCTACATCACGAGTTGGGAAGCGTCGTTCGATCGCTTCGTGCTCAGCCTCCCCGGCACGAGCGGCTACTGGAAGACCGGCCAGCATCAGGTATTGCGTGCACTGTACGATCAGATGTCGAGCTACGCGCAGGGAATGTTCTCGCGAGTGTTCTCCATCGTCGGAATTCTGATCGACGTGTTCTCTGTATTCGTGATGAGCATCTATCTCGCGCTGCAACCCGGTGTGTATCGCGAATGGCTCATCGCGCTGTTTCCACCGCGACATCGCGATCTCGTGCGCGACATTCTTCGCGATGTTGCGGGCTCGCTGCTTGCCTACATCGTAGGCCAGCTGACGACGATGACGGTCCTCGCGATTCTCACCGCGTTCTTTCTGTGGGTGCTCAACGTGCCGTACTGGCTCACGTTCGGCGTGTTCACGGGAATGGTCGCAATAGTTCCGTTCTTCGGCTCACTCCTCAGCACAACGTTGCCGGCGGCTTTCGTCCTCACCGGTCCCAATGGCGGAACGCGCGCGCTGCTCGTGCTCGGCGTCGGCGTGATAGTGCATCTCATCGAGGGCAACCTCGTCTCGCCGCTCGTAATGTCCAAGCAGGTCGAGCTACCGCCGGTGCTCACGATCATGGCGGTGCTCGTCGTTGGGAGCCTGCTCGGGCCGCTCGGACTCGTGGTTGCACTGCCAACTCTCGCGATGGTGATGGTAGTGGTGCGACGGATTCTCATCAACCGCATCTACGAGGGAAAGGGCTTCCGCAAGGGCGGTCGCGATCGGAAGCTCGTGCTTCGCGTACCGGTGCCCGACGGAGGGGTACTGCTCGCCGAGGGAGGCCCCGTCGATATGGAAGCGTTCAAGACGCGGCTCAAGGCCTAG
- the rplK gene encoding 50S ribosomal protein L11, whose amino-acid sequence MAKKVIGFVKLQIPAGKANPAPPVGTALGPQGINIMAFCKEFNARTQGQDAILPAEITIYADKSFTFILKTPPAAFLLKREAGVEKGSGAPNRNKVGSVTKAQVRKIAELKMPDLNTESIESAMAMIAGAARSMGLEVRD is encoded by the coding sequence ATGGCAAAAAAGGTCATCGGATTCGTCAAGCTGCAGATCCCTGCAGGTAAAGCGAACCCGGCGCCCCCCGTCGGTACGGCTCTCGGACCGCAGGGAATCAACATCATGGCCTTCTGCAAAGAGTTCAACGCTCGGACGCAGGGACAGGATGCGATTCTCCCGGCAGAGATCACGATCTACGCGGACAAGTCCTTCACTTTCATTCTCAAGACGCCGCCCGCGGCGTTCCTGCTGAAGAGAGAAGCTGGTGTGGAGAAGGGCTCAGGTGCGCCGAATCGCAACAAGGTGGGATCTGTCACAAAGGCACAGGTGCGCAAGATCGCGGAGCTCAAGATGCCCGATCTCAACACTGAATCCATCGAGTCGGCAATGGCGATGATCGCCGGCGCCGCCCGCTCGATGGGTCTGGAGGTGCGCGACTGA
- the rplJ gene encoding 50S ribosomal protein L10 — protein MKRTEKEQLVTELTDKIKGASAVYYTDFTGLNVKRMTELRRRLRRAGVEYVVIKNTLALRAVNESGLAGSRLRGPTGIVVGKDAVAAAKVLSDFAKENEQKPEVKGGLLDGRAIQPAQVQQLASLPSREQLLAELGAGLMSPMAAFAGAMNGLLYMFAGALDALKTQREGA, from the coding sequence ATGAAGAGAACCGAAAAGGAACAGCTCGTCACCGAGCTTACCGACAAGATCAAGGGCGCCTCGGCGGTGTATTACACCGACTTCACCGGATTGAATGTGAAGCGGATGACCGAGCTGCGCCGACGCCTGCGTCGTGCGGGCGTGGAGTACGTAGTCATCAAGAACACGCTGGCTCTGCGGGCGGTGAACGAGAGTGGTCTCGCCGGATCGCGGCTGCGTGGACCGACCGGAATCGTGGTGGGCAAGGACGCTGTAGCGGCGGCCAAGGTCCTCAGCGACTTCGCCAAGGAGAACGAGCAGAAGCCCGAAGTGAAGGGTGGCCTGCTCGACGGCCGCGCCATTCAGCCGGCGCAGGTGCAGCAACTCGCATCACTCCCCTCGCGGGAGCAATTGCTGGCTGAACTCGGAGCCGGCCTCATGTCCCCTATGGCAGCCTTTGCGGGCGCCATGAACGGACTGTTGTACATGTTCGCAGGGGCGCTCGATGCGCTCAAGACTCAGCGCGAAGGCGCCTAA
- the cysS gene encoding cysteine--tRNA ligase, which yields MPQVRLYNTMTQSVEPFAPADGRVVRMYTCGPTVYNPAHVGNFRTFLFEDLMRRVLRLAGWQVDQVMNLTDVDDKIIRRASEAGVTIGEITGPVTERFHADRHYLRIEDAERYPRATESIPEMIALVERLVARGVAYQADDGSVYFAIDKFPAYGKLSRLDKREIQSGARVAQDDYAKENAQDFALWKAAKPEDEASGAAWDSPWGRGRPGWHLECSAMAMRFLGETLDIHCGGIDLVFPHHEDEIAQSEAATGHEFSRFWCHGQFLLTDGAKMAKRVGNVATVADMREQGVSGAAFRHFTFSTHYRKQLNLSPEALEASLEGVRRVGDFAERLERATGGTPELAAAAADLESEAKAALFDDLNAPEAMGALFRFIRRANSELDRSGTDVAALERAREAFALVNGVLDIVPDRVEGDAELAAYVEGRLADRRAARAKRDFATSDAIRDELTNRGIAIEDGPQGTRWKKLL from the coding sequence ATGCCTCAGGTTCGCCTCTACAACACGATGACGCAGTCGGTCGAGCCATTCGCGCCCGCGGACGGCAGGGTGGTGCGCATGTATACGTGCGGACCGACAGTGTACAATCCGGCGCACGTTGGAAACTTCAGAACGTTTCTGTTCGAGGATCTGATGCGACGCGTGCTTCGGCTTGCAGGATGGCAGGTCGATCAGGTGATGAATCTCACCGACGTGGACGACAAGATCATTCGTCGCGCATCGGAGGCCGGTGTCACGATCGGTGAGATCACCGGGCCCGTCACCGAACGATTTCACGCCGATCGGCACTATCTGAGGATCGAGGACGCGGAGCGCTACCCTCGCGCCACTGAGAGCATTCCGGAGATGATTGCTCTGGTGGAGCGATTGGTCGCGCGAGGCGTCGCATATCAGGCTGACGACGGATCGGTGTACTTCGCTATCGACAAGTTTCCCGCGTACGGCAAGTTGTCGCGCCTGGACAAGCGCGAGATTCAGAGCGGCGCACGCGTAGCGCAGGATGACTACGCCAAGGAGAACGCGCAGGACTTCGCGCTGTGGAAGGCGGCGAAGCCCGAGGACGAGGCCTCCGGTGCCGCCTGGGACTCGCCATGGGGCCGCGGCCGTCCCGGCTGGCATCTGGAGTGCTCCGCGATGGCAATGCGGTTTCTTGGAGAGACGCTGGACATTCATTGCGGCGGGATCGACCTCGTCTTTCCTCACCACGAGGACGAGATCGCGCAGTCGGAGGCCGCGACCGGCCACGAATTTTCGCGCTTCTGGTGCCATGGCCAGTTTCTTCTCACCGACGGAGCCAAAATGGCAAAGCGGGTGGGGAACGTCGCGACGGTCGCGGACATGCGGGAGCAGGGCGTCTCGGGCGCGGCGTTCCGGCACTTCACCTTCTCCACGCACTATCGCAAGCAGCTCAACCTGTCGCCGGAGGCGCTCGAAGCGTCGCTCGAGGGTGTGCGTCGAGTTGGCGACTTCGCCGAGCGGTTGGAACGGGCGACGGGCGGGACCCCCGAGCTCGCTGCTGCCGCGGCAGACCTGGAGAGCGAGGCGAAAGCCGCGTTGTTCGACGATCTCAACGCGCCGGAGGCGATGGGTGCGCTGTTCAGGTTCATCAGGCGTGCAAATTCGGAGCTGGACAGATCCGGCACCGATGTGGCGGCCCTCGAACGGGCGAGGGAGGCATTTGCGCTCGTGAACGGGGTTCTCGACATAGTCCCCGACCGGGTGGAGGGTGATGCCGAGCTGGCGGCGTACGTGGAAGGACGCCTCGCCGACCGTCGGGCGGCGCGCGCCAAGCGGGATTTTGCCACGAGCGATGCAATTCGGGACGAGCTGACAAACCGAGGGATCGCGATCGAGGATGGGCCGCAGGGCACTCGTTGGAAAAAGCTGTTGTAG
- the rplL gene encoding 50S ribosomal protein L7/L12 has translation MANATSLSKDEILDAIGNMTVLELSELVDAFKTKFNVTIAAAPVGAAPAAGGAGGAAAPAAEEQTEFTVNLKEAGAKKIQVIKVVRELTGLGLKEAKDLVDGAPQAVKTGVTKDEAATMKAKLEEQGAVVEVK, from the coding sequence ATGGCTAACGCTACCTCTCTCAGCAAAGACGAAATCCTCGACGCGATCGGCAACATGACCGTGCTCGAGCTGTCCGAGCTCGTCGATGCATTCAAGACCAAGTTCAACGTAACAATTGCAGCCGCTCCAGTTGGCGCGGCTCCTGCAGCAGGTGGCGCCGGTGGCGCCGCTGCACCGGCCGCCGAAGAGCAGACCGAGTTCACGGTCAACCTCAAGGAAGCCGGCGCGAAGAAGATTCAGGTCATCAAGGTCGTGCGCGAGCTCACCGGTCTTGGCCTCAAGGAAGCGAAGGATCTCGTTGACGGCGCACCGCAGGCTGTAAAGACCGGTGTGACCAAGGACGAGGCTGCCACAATGAAGGCGAAGCTGGAAGAGCAGGGTGCGGTTGTCGAGGTGAAGTAA